Proteins from a single region of Primulina tabacum isolate GXHZ01 chromosome 5, ASM2559414v2, whole genome shotgun sequence:
- the LOC142547388 gene encoding AT-hook motif nuclear-localized protein 27-like, giving the protein MEGNYEHHLLAPDLHLHQNPSHQNLASEIQPSSPEKDPDTVAATSSGGTPTINRRPRGRPPGSKNKPKPPMFVTRDSPNALQSHVLEVSAGHDVVESVSVYARKKGRGICILSGSGTVSNVTLRQPASPAGSVVTLQGRLEILSLSGTVLPPPAPPGAGGLSIFLSGGQGQVVGGSVVGPLLASGPVVLIATSFANAVFERLPLEEEEEAAAPATGAQSQPAASQSSGITAGGHVSEGGTVVGGGGSSFFSASAAPAAGANYPFSVNLFGWGSGSSARPPF; this is encoded by the coding sequence ATGGAAGGTAATTACGAGCACCATCTTCTTGCCCCAGATCTCCACCTGCACCAAAACCCTTCTCACCAAAATCTGGCTTCAGAAATCCAACCCTCTTCACCTGAGAAGGATCCCGATACGGTGGCCGCCACTAGCTCCGGGGGTACTCCCACCATCAACCGCCGCCCTCGCGGCAGGCCGCCTGGTTCAAAGAACAAGCCCAAACCTCCCATGTTCGTCACGCGCGATAGCCCGAATGCTCTCCAGTCCCACGTTCTAGAAGTCTCGGCTGGCCACGACGTTGTGGAGAGCGTGTCTGTTTATGCTAGAAAGAAGGGGCGTGGGATTTGCATCCTTAGCGGCAGTGGGACAGTGTCTAATGTGACCCTGCGCCAGCCGGCGTCTCCGGCGGGTAGTGTGGTGACGCTTCAAGGCCGTTTGGAGATCCTCTCGCTTTCCGGGACGGTACTTCCGCCGCCTGCTCCGCCAGGTGCTGGTGGGCTGTCGATATTCTTGTCTGGTGGCCAGGGACAAGTCGTTGGAGGGAGTGTGGTGGGGCCGCTGTTGGCTTCGGGCCCAGTTGTTCTGATTGCTACTTCGTTTGCAAATGCGGTGTTTGAACGTCTACCTCTGGAAGAAGAAGAGGAGGCCGCGGCTCCCGCCACTGGCGCCCAGTCTCAGCCCGCTGCATCCCAGTCATCCGGTATTACCGCCGGCGGTCATGTCAGTGAGGGCGGCACTGTTGTCGGAGGCGGTGGTAGTTCTTTTTTCAGCGCCTCAGCTGCCCCCGCCGCCGGCGCCAATTACCCATTTTCCGTCAATCTATTCGGCTGGGGCAGCGGAAGCTCAGCGAGGCCACCCTTCTGA